A genomic segment from Nymphalis io chromosome 15, ilAglIoxx1.1, whole genome shotgun sequence encodes:
- the LOC126774040 gene encoding histone deacetylase 7 isoform X3 — MADDREQPSSLEEMAHESASGAEGSPHHTPSPPHVPRLPADTSFHHQIMQNQSPRKKDLHIAERAKQTLENNFLLQLKKQQQLQQEILLQHFQQQQQQLAEQHEQQIRHHVKKAMEEAALREAREAREAREARERHERDRVELLRKKDKHEHSANASTQVKQKLQEFLKKKQAAASANGTIPPSSPYRNWGIVKSSSGESITSTGATATAHPYRLAAPLPLTLNAAPPQPSPADFPLRKTASEPNMLKVRLKARVIERRASPLARRPLKTRIKHRNCEGSSPRGSPPGAVAAPIREEEEGSRAPELLFSSPSLPNISLGRPHALAAPRHAPAPPAPAALPPVSEAEAYCGAAALGARLSKRPLGRTHSAPLPLGDPALQPPSAHHYLRDQIRKTVLTRAHDAATAQLREEEGEVIDLTARRAAPESSSSAGPAEPPGAAPLARALSSPLVGARAPATGLAYDALMLKHGCACGAHAPTHPEHGGRLQSVWARLYETGLAARTERTRARKATLEELQAVHTEAHVAAWAGRAGAAGGKAGAVPLVRLACGGLGVDADTAFSDAHTPPAARLAAGALLDLAVRTARNELRNGFAIVRPPGHHAEPNQAMGFCFFNNVAIAARILHTRLGLQRILIVDWDVHHGNGTQQIFYEDPHVLYISLHRHDDGNFFPGTGAASECGAGAGLGYTVNIAWPGHPPLADAEYLAAFRSIVMPIAKEYDPEIVLVSCGFDAAGGHPAPMGGYNVSAACFAHMTRDLMTLANGKVVLSLEGGYDLAAMCDCAQECVRALLGDRLAAPPLSELARAPAPHAVRALRAAAAAQAPHWPLVKRFGALAAASALEAGAARAGRLQSERDAADTAAAMATLSVHPPLPLALSRSGSSRSVSEEPMEQDEGK, encoded by the exons AGATGGCGCACGAGAGTGCTAGCGGTGCAGAGGGCTCCCCTCACCACACGCCGTCGCCTCCCCACGTGCCACGCCTCCCCGCCGACACCAGCTTCCATCACCAGATCATGCAG AATCAGAGCCCGAGAAAGAAAGACCTCCATATAGCGGAGAGAGCGAAACAAACGTTAGAAAATAATTTCCTGTTACAA TTAAAGAAACAGCAACAGCTGCAGCAGGAGATCTTGTTGCAGCATTtccaacaacaacaacaacagttaGCAGAGCAACACGAACAGCAAATCAGGCATCACGTGAAG AAAGCAATGGAGGAGGCGGCGCTGCGGGAGGCGCGCGAGGCCCGCGAGGCGAGGGAGGCGCGCGAGCGGCACGAGCGCGACCGCGTCGAGCTGCTGCGCAAGAAGGATAAGCACGAGCACAGTGCCAACGCCTCCACACAAGTCAAACAGAAACTGCAG GAGTTCCTAAAGAAAAAGCAGGCCGCAGCAAGTGCAAATGGAACGATACCTCCGTCTTCACCATATAGGAATTG GGGTATCGTCAAATCTTCATCGGGTGAATCAATAACTTCAACAGGGGCCACCGCCACCGCTCACCCTTACAGACTCGCAGCGCCCTTGCCCCTGACGCTAAATGCTGCACCCCCTCAACCCTCCCCTGCAGACTTTCCGTTGAGGAAAACCG CGTCGGAGCCCAACATGCTGAAGGTGCGGCTCAAGGCGCGCGTCATAGAGCGCCGCGCCTCGCCGCTCGCGCGACGCCCGCTCAAGACGCGCATCAAGCACCGCA ATTGCGAGGGCTCGTCCCCCCGCGGGTCCCCGCCGGGCGCGGTGGCGGCGCCCATCCGCGAGGAGGAGGAGGGCTCGCGCGCGCCCGAGCTGCTGTTCTCGTCGCCCTCGCTGCCCAACATCTCGCTGGGCCGGCCGCACGCGCTGGCCGCGCCGCGCcacgcgcccgcgccgcccgcgcccgccgcgctgcCGCCCGTGTCCGAGGCGGAGGCCTACTGCGGCGCCGCCGCGCTCGGCGCCCGCCTCAGCAAGCGCCCGCTCGGCCGCACGCACTCCGCGCCGCTGCCGCTCGGCGACCCCGCCCTGCAGCCGCCCTCGGCGCACCACTACCTGCGCGACCAGATCCGCAAGACG GTGCTGACGCGCGCGCACGACGCCGCGACGGCGCAGCTGCGCGAGGAGGAGGGCGAGGTGATCGATCTGACGGCTCGGCGAGCCGCGCCCGAGAGCTCGTCGAGCGCGGGCCCGGCGGAGCCCCCGGGCGCCGCGCCGCTGGCCCGCGCGCTCAGCTCGCCGCTGGTCGGCGCGCGCGCACCCGCCACGGGGCTCGCCTACGACGCGCTCATGCTCAAACATGG GTGCGCGTGCGGCGCCCACGCGCCCACGCACCCCGAGCACGGCGGGCGGCTGCAGTCGGTGTGGGCGCGCCTGTACGAGACGGGGCTGGCGGCGCGCACGGAGCGCACGCGCGCGCGCAAGGCCACGCTGGAGGAGCTGCAGGCCGTGCACACGGAGGCGCACGTGGCGGCGTGGGCGGggcgcgcgggcgcggcgggcggcaaGGCGGGCGCCGTGCCGCTCGTGCGCCTGGCGTGCGGCGGGCTGGGCGTGGACGCCGACACGGCCTTCAGCGACGCGCAcacgccgcccgccgcgcgcctgGCCGCCGGCGCGCTGCTGGACCTGGCCGTGCGCACGGCGCGCAACGAGCTGCGCAACGG TTTCGCGATAGTGCGGCCGCCGGGCCACCACGCGGAGCCGAACCAGGCGATGGGCTTCTGCTTCTTCAACAACGTGGCCATCGCCGCGCGCATCCTCCACACGCGCCTCGGCCTGCAGAGGATACTCATCGTGGACTGG GACGTGCACCACGGTAACGGCACGCAGCAGATCTTCTACGAGGACCCGCACGTGCTGTACATAAGTCTGCACCGTCACGACGACGGCAACTTCTTCCCGGGCACGGGCGCCGCCAGCGAGTGCGGCGCGGGCGCCGGGCTCGGCTACACCGTCAACATCGCGTGGCCCGGGCACCCGCCGCTCGCCGACGCGGAGTACCTCGCCGCCTTCCGCTCCATCGTCATGCCCATCGCCAAG GAGTATGACCCGGAAATCGTTCTGGTGTCGTGCGGGTTCGACGCGGCCGGCGGGCACCCCGCGCCCATGGGCGGCTACAACGTGTCCGCCGCCTGCTTCGCGCACATGACGCGCGACCTGATGACCCTCGCCAACGGAAAG GTGGTGCTGTCGCTGGAGGGCGGCTACGACCTGGCGGCCATGTGCGACTGCGCGCAGGAGTGCGTGCGCGCGCTGCTGGGCGACCGGCTGGCCGCGCCGCCGCTGAGCGAGCTGGCGCGCGCGCCCGCGCCGCACGCCGTGCGCGCGCTGCgggccgccgccgccgcgcagGCGCCGCACTGGCCGCTCGTCAAGCGCTTCGGCGCGCTGGCGGCCGCGTCGGCGCTGgaggcgggcgcggcgcgcgcgggccGCCTGCAGAGCGAGCGCGACGCCGCCGACACGGCCGCCGCCATGGCCACGCTGTCCGTGCACCCGCCGCTGCCGCTGGCGCTCAG CCGCTCGGGCAGCTCGCGCTCGGTGTCGGAGGAGCCGATGGAGCAGGACGAGGGCAAGTGA